A genomic window from Clostridia bacterium includes:
- a CDS encoding ABC transporter permease subunit, whose product MTGTLAFLKKELRETWSTHRLYVILAIFVLIGFTSPLLAKMAPDILGSMAKDSGLSIQIPPPTAVDAYSQLFKNLNNLGTLAVIFSLIGLVVDEKMRGSAIMMITKPVPRWAFITSKYVVSAGLVLLSTALSYAACLYYTLLIFHETHLATSLAATLLAMIFYLLVLALTLLASTVGRSLALSGGIAIAGVLLLSLLPQLNPWLAHYSPGALIGYQAKLVEGSVVLADTLPAVGITLALTVVLVALSVLIFGRQEL is encoded by the coding sequence GTGACCGGAACCCTGGCCTTTCTCAAGAAAGAGCTTCGCGAGACCTGGAGCACCCACAGGCTTTATGTTATCCTCGCCATTTTTGTCCTGATCGGGTTTACCAGCCCGCTGCTGGCCAAGATGGCGCCAGATATACTGGGATCTATGGCCAAAGACTCAGGGTTGAGCATCCAGATACCCCCTCCGACTGCCGTGGACGCTTACTCCCAGTTATTCAAGAACTTAAACAACCTAGGTACCCTCGCAGTAATCTTTAGCCTCATCGGGTTAGTGGTAGACGAAAAGATGCGCGGGTCCGCCATCATGATGATCACTAAGCCGGTACCCAGGTGGGCATTTATTACTAGCAAATACGTGGTGAGCGCTGGCCTAGTGCTTCTATCCACCGCTCTGTCTTATGCCGCCTGCTTGTATTACACCTTGCTCATATTCCATGAGACCCACCTAGCGACCTCCCTTGCGGCCACCCTTTTGGCAATGATCTTTTATCTCTTGGTTTTGGCACTGACTTTGCTAGCCAGCACAGTTGGGCGTTCTTTGGCTCTGTCGGGAGGAATTGCCATAGCTGGCGTACTGCTACTGTCACTTTTACCGCAGCTAAACCCTTGGTTGGCCCACTACTCACCAGGGGCGTTAATTGGGTACCAAGCCAAGCTAGTCGAGGGAAGTGTAGTCTTGGCCGACACCCTGCCGGCAGTCGGCATCACTTTGGCCCTTACCGTAGTCTTGGTAGCACTATCGGTCCTAATATTTGGGCGACAAGAGCTGTAA
- a CDS encoding type II toxin-antitoxin system VapC family toxin, giving the protein MRPIFVDTSGWCAIYDRGDSNHRQALAYWQELSKNLGLLYTSEYVLDETLTLLRLKVGHLAAVQFGDTVLGSEAVDLVSITKERWHRAWELFKQCHDQTFSFTDCTSFILMKELGLTEVLAFDHHFRQMGFITRPI; this is encoded by the coding sequence ATGCGCCCTATTTTTGTCGATACTTCAGGGTGGTGCGCTATCTATGACAGAGGGGATAGCAATCATCGCCAAGCCCTGGCTTATTGGCAGGAGCTGTCTAAAAACTTGGGCCTACTTTATACTAGCGAGTATGTACTTGATGAGACCCTAACCTTGCTGAGATTGAAGGTGGGTCACTTGGCTGCTGTACAGTTCGGGGATACAGTTTTAGGTAGTGAAGCTGTTGACTTAGTCTCCATTACCAAGGAGAGATGGCATAGAGCGTGGGAGCTTTTTAAGCAATGCCATGACCAGACCTTTTCTTTTACTGACTGTACTAGCTTCATCCTCATGAAGGAGCTAGGTCTTACTGAAGTTCTCGCTTTTGATCACCATTTTCGCCAAATGGGATTCATTACCCGGCCGATCTAA
- a CDS encoding CopG family transcriptional regulator, protein MAVRTQIYLSEKLYKRVKARAAKTGKSMAEQIRESLERYLDEKEAAEAKPDDPIWKLAGQIQSTEGDLSSKHDTYLYGKENKR, encoded by the coding sequence ATGGCGGTTCGGACCCAAATTTATCTCTCTGAGAAGCTGTACAAGAGAGTTAAGGCTAGGGCAGCTAAGACCGGCAAATCCATGGCCGAACAAATCCGGGAGTCCCTGGAGAGATACCTCGATGAAAAGGAAGCCGCAGAAGCCAAACCAGATGACCCGATCTGGAAGCTAGCCGGCCAGATCCAAAGCACGGAAGGGGACCTCTCTTCTAAGCATGATACCTATCTTTATGGCAAGGAGAATAAGCGATAA